Genomic segment of Aptenodytes patagonicus unplaced genomic scaffold, bAptPat1.pri.cur scaffold_82, whole genome shotgun sequence:
ACTTGACTGTCTCCCTGCAGTGTCATGTCAAGCTGTTCTCCACAAGGGTGCAGTGCTCCCATAGCATCTCTGTGCTATCGAAGAGCCTGACAAGTGAAGCAGTGAAGATACTGAGGCTGTGGAAATGCTGCTGGGCTTTTTCCAGCATGGGTAGCTGGTCGGATGATATGAGCCCTGCGTGCTCTTGGCTAGAGAGGGAGTGTTGAGACCTCAGTCAGGTGTGGACACAACACCCCAGAGTGCTTGGTCTGGTCATCTGAGTGAGATGAGACACAGTCGTTCTGTGTCACTCCCTGCACATCTAGGCTGATAATGAAAGAGAGGAGTTTGGAGAGCCACCCTTTGGATCTGGAAACCCCTGCTCTCTCtaggttgttgtttttttagaGTAACTTCTGAGTGTGATCATCTTCCAGCTGAGAGAGGCAGAATGGGGCAGCTGGGAACAGGACTGATAGAGACCAGCTCTCCTGACTCTGCACTAAGGCACAGGGAACCCTTTTGCCTCTCATAGCTCATTAGTGTTCATGCTGAGAGAAATCCAGAAGCTGAGGATTTCTACCTCTTCAACAAACACTTCTCCCAATGTGACAAGGGCATCTAAAAATGAAGCGTATCACTAAATTGCTGTGCTACAGCCCATCATCTGGAGCACAGGGCAGGAAGACGCCGAGCAGCCTTCCTCCATGATGGGTGCACCTCTCCTGAGGGAGGATGTGCACATAGTGATAGTCCACACCTGCTGCTCTCTTGTGATCATGCCTGCCATCTTATGATCATTTACCACCAGGAGGGTGGTAAATTGATGGGTGGGCAGGGTATGTCTCAGTGGTGGTTGAACCAGACCCGGGCACCTCTGTTTAGAAGGGTAAAATGATAAAAGAGAAATCCCTCCCAGGGCACTTTTCCAGAGCCAGGGGGCCTGAGTACTAATTTAATCTCTCCCTGCAGGACATGAAGACTATTCCCACAGGATCACTGTATCCAGGCTCCTGCACTCAGCCCAGGGTGTCCATCCTCAGTGAACTCCTCGATATACGGGGTTTTTTGCCACTTCAGTGTACAAGTTGCTGTAGAGCAGGTCTTACTCCTGGGGAGCAATCAGTTGAGGCCCCTGCTCCTCATGCAACACTCAGACATTACAAATCAGAActtaagggaggaagaaacatgAAGGGAGTCTTGAGAAGAAGAGAGGTGATATGAGAGGTTTCTGTAAGAAACAGAAGAGGTTTTCTCAGAGAAGCCTGCCCTAAATTGTCAATGTCTTTTCCTCCCTGGACAGCACCTGAGTTCTGGAGGGACCAAATGTCGAacggcagctccatcacccagttcctcctcctggcatttgcagacacgcgggagctgcagctgttGCACTTCTGGCttttcctgggcatctacctggctgccctcctgggcaatgGCTTCATCATCACAGCCATAGCCTGTGATGACCGCCTCCatacccccatgtacttcttcctcctcaacctctccctccttgacctgggctccatctccaccgtTGTCCCGAAATCCATGGTCAATTCCCTCTGGGAAACAAGGACCATCTCTTACTCAGGATGTGCTGTCCAggtcttttgctttctcttcttaatTGTAGGGGAGTATTGTCTTCTcaccgtcatggcctacgaccgctacgttgccatctgcaaacccctgcactacgggaccctcctgggcagcagagcttgtgccaaaatggcagcagctgcctggggcagtggttTCCTCAATGCTGTGCTTCACACTGCCGATGCATTTTCAATACCACTCTGCCAAGGCAATGCTGTGGACCAGTttttctgtgaaatcccccagatcctcaagctctcctgctcagactcctacctcagggaagttgggcttcttgtggttagtCTTTCTGTAGCTttagggtgttttgttttcatcgTGCTGTCCTActtgcagatcttcagggctgtgctgagggtcCCCTctgagcagggacggcacaaagccttttccacatGCCTCCCTCACTTGGCTGTCGTCTCCGTGTTTATCAGCTCTGGcctgtttgcctacctgaagcccccttccatctcctccccatccatGGATCTGCTGATGGCAGTCCTGTACtcagtggtgcctccagcagtgaaccccctcatctacagcatgaggaaccagGAGCTCAAAGATGCACTGAAGAAGCTGTTTCAATCAGTTGTCTTTCAGCAGCAATAAGCTGCCCATGTCTCTTCTGAAGTGATTTCAAACTTATCTTAGAAACCTCCTGTGCTTTTCGCATTTTATCTGTAATAATCCTGGTTTTCCAGGAATTTCTACATTCACTGCACTTCTCCAGAGGCATGAACTGAGTTGGCCTGACACAGAGGCCCTTGTACACCTCTGGCGTGATGGTACAGCTGGTCTCCCATGTCACAATCCTGTAATAAAAGGGGATTTTGTCAGTGCTGGTGTCTGGAGGTTGGCCTCTTCTTCCaaagctgaagtgaaaaaaaagctgaagaaattgTCCCCCACgaggctgtgctgctgtgcttgggTTCTCCATGGGCTCAGGAGAGGAGGGCAGTGGGTGATGTGTTACGGATGGAGGCCTGGACTGAATTTTCACATGTGGGTGCCCAGTCCCCGTCGAGATGGTGAATGATCAAAAGGGATCTGCCTAGGACTGTCTCCCTGTGGCTTTCAGGCACCACAGCCTGCTCGCTCTGGCAAGCAATACTGTCAGCATGGGGCCCTGCAGTGATAACAAGGAGGGGGCAAGAGAGGCCAGCAAGAGAGGCTCTGGTGGCAGGGACGACCCTGGGGAAGAGCATAGGAACAACTCTGTGCTTCTACAAGGAAATAAATGACAAAGAGAAACCTATTTCTGCATGCACTGGCTTGGGGCAGGCTGCTCTGTTGCTGGGGCAGTATAAGCAGCCTTAGGAGCCCCAAGGCCAGGAGTCTTATGCTGGCACAGAGGAGCTCCCAGCAGTGGGCAATAAGGATCTCTTGGAGGCAGGAGACACAGGGAGACACTGGCCTCCGTATCCTCATATCATGGCCATCCCCTAGTCTGGGGCTGATGTGGGAATGACACCCCTCTCTttcccccaggagctgctgtgcccttcagaggggctggggctctggTGTGAACGTCTGGAGTTCTGCAGCACCTTGCAGTGGGCACTGCCATGGGGCCAGACCAGACTGCGCTGCTGTGCtaggctggggagagggcaggggaggtggcgagagccaggcaggggctgggctggcctGGAAAGTGCTCAGGAGAGGAAAACACCAAAGGTAGCTGAATTGTGTGACCATGCAGGGTGAGGACATGCACCAGTGGGTTTGTGGTGCAGAGCCAGGGTTCATGGAAGGGAGCTGAGATATGCAGGTGCAGAAGAGAGGAGGCCAGTCTGTGCCCTTGGACACATGGATAGATTGGGAAGTTGGCCCAGGGCATTTGTCACCTCCAGCCTCTCATACTAGCAATTTCTATCTGTGTTCACTCACCCCAGGTTTTTGGGTGAGTCTTGCTGTGAAGCCATCTCCATCCTCCTGCTGGGTTCAGCACCTGTATCAGGAGAATGTCCAGACACGCCCAGCCTCTCTCTTGGCCCCGACCACAGCAGACCATGGAACAGGGCTGTCTGCGAAGACTCACATGGGAcagagccagggcagggcagggcctggtcACTGAGGAAAGTTGCAAAAGTAGGATGGTTATGGGGGGATAGGGAACTGAGGACTGTCATTGGTATTGTAATGGGGAGGACCTTTCCACACTCCTGAACACAGCCTCTTCCATGCTGTGCCTGCGCAATGGGGCCGTAGGATGATATCTGGGGCAGTGCGGCAGGGACAGGGTGCTGTCAGGGGCCATGAAGCAGCTGCCAGGAGGTTACAACAAGGACAGGTATATACAAGGAATCTATATGCATTGCCATTGCTGTGCAGGTATGATTTtgggaaagccaaagctcacctGGAGTTGGTGTCTGCAAGGAAAGTCAAGAGCAAAAAGAAGAGCTTCGATCACTTGTTAGAGACCAAAGCTGAACAAGGAAAATGTAGGGCTGTTGCTGAATGAGGAGGGTGATTTAATAACAGCAGACACAGATGGGGCTGACTCAATGCATGCTTTGCCTGAGCCTTTACTGAAAAGGTCTCCGGGCCTCTGTGCTCAGTGAAAGTGTTCAAGGAGGAGGACACTGTATTGGCAGGAACTTAATGAAATCCAACAAATACAATTGCTAGCTTCTGCCCCCACAGGGGACTAAGCCTGGAAATGTCACAGGATGGGGGCATCCTATGGAAGGGTCTTGTTGGGCAGCAAGCTGGACAGGAGGCAGTCATGTGCCCTGGCAACAAGGGAGACCAacaacatcctgggctgtatgaccaggggcacagccaggagattGAGGGAGGGGATTATCCAGGTTACTGCATCCAGATTTCAGatccccagtacaggaaagatgTCAGCAAGATGGAGAGGGTTCAGTGAAGGGCCCAAGATGgtagagggctggagcacctggtctgtgaggagagtctgagggagCTGAGCTTGTCCAGTTTGGAGAAGGAAAGGCTGAGGGGGACCTCATCGCAGCCTGCCAATACCTGTGAGGAGGTTATGAAGAGCCAGGCCCTTCACCATGGTGCATGTTGGGAAGATAAAAGACAACATgtggaagatgaaaaagaagttCATCCTGGACATAAGGAGAAAATTGCTCAGCCAAGCATTGGTACAGGTCACccagaggctgtgcagtctctctccttggaggttttcaaaatttGACTGGATCAATTCTTGAACAGCCTGGTCTGACCCTGTTTCTGGCAGGTTGGACTACAAACCtactgaggtcccttccaacccaagctatctTATGACCCTCAGGCCCTATTTCtgatggtgtcctggtttcggcagggatagagttaatttccttcctagtagctggtacagtgttttggatttaggatgagaacaaagttgataacacaccgatgttttagttgttgctaggtaacgcttacactagccaaggactttttagttttccatgctctatcgactgagaaggctggaggtgcacaagaagctgggagggggcacagccaaactggccaaagggacattccataccatgtgacgtcatgctcagtacctaaactggggaaagctggccgggggggccgctgctcggggactgtctgggcattggttggcgggtggtgagcaattgtactgtgcatcacttgctttgtgtattattattattattattattattattattattattattatcatcatattactattattatgattttatttcaattattaaactgttttttatctcaacccacgagttttttctcacttgtgctcttccaattctctcccccatcccaccgggtgggggggagtgagcgagcggctgcgtggtgcttagttgccgactgagattaaaccatgacagtcctttttggcgcccaacgtggggctcgaagggtttgagataataccagattaaccggagtgtattaaggaacttatatctgttaatagttgtgggtcacaatgttggtttctctgttctcgatattgatttgtataatctgcattgtgctcttttttcccctagaaatCCCCGCCGGATCGCTTGAGCCCAGGAGTTCTGGGCTGCAGTGCGCTATGCCGAGCGGGTGCCCGCGCTAAGGcccaaaaggactgtcgtggtttaatctcagtcggcaactaagcaccacgcagccactcgctcactctcccccacccggtgggatgggggagagaattggaagagcacaagtgagaaaaaactcgtgggttgagataaaaaacagtttaataattgaaataaaatcataataatagtaatatgataataataataataataataataataataataataataatacacaaagcaagtgatgcacagtacaattgctcaccacccgccaaccaatgcccagacagtccccgagcagcggcccccccggccagctttccccagtttaggtactgagcatgacgtcccatggtatggagtgtccctttggccagtttggctgtgccccctcccagcttcttgtgcacctccagccttctcagtcgatagagcatggaaaactaaaaagtccttggctagtgtaagcattacctagcaacaactaaaacatcggtgtgttatcaactttgttctcatcctaaatccaaaacactgtaccagctactaggaaggaaattaactctatccctaccgaaaccaggacagatgggtaCAGAGCAGATGTTTACGGGGCATGAATCTGCCTATGCTGTATGTGACCATCTGAAACAACACCTAAACCAGTGAAGAGAGGTCGACACCTCAGTGTGAGTGTCTGACTGAGGAGTGTCATGGACAGTCCTGGGCAGGGACTGTTTTGGGGGCATGGGGCTCTGTGTAAGACACAAAATAATCTTCTCTTAATGCTGTTAGCCTGACATACACTAATTAAtgtcaataaaaatgaaacaaatatgtGATCTAaatcaaagcttttaaaattgttttgttttctgttgttttaatacACTGGTCTTTGGGGGAAttgtgtgtcttttttctttctttgaaaaagaaaggtgtTCAGAACCGAGTTTGGATGTGGAACACAAATGTCTTCAGTTACAGGAACTCAGACACCTGGTGCCAGCATCGATGCCCTGGGACCCTCTGCCCAGGCTGCACCTGCAGCTCCTGAAGGGCTCTGGTCTCCCACAGGTCCTCTGTGATAGTTGCCAGTCCCAGGAAAACATCTAAGGTACACTGGGGCCCCGAAAAGTGGCACCGGATGTTTATGGTCAGACAGCTGAGGTCTGCCTGGAAAGGTGAATAActtttttcaatgtttaaaagAATTTGAATACATATTCATCAGCTGAAACAATTGAGTACTTTTAATAAAATGGCAATGTTTTTCCACCATGCCAGAATGGGAATTTCCAGGAAGTGTATTAATCATAGGAGAAGAAATATTGATCTCCCCCTGTACTTGCACTACCAGTACTCTGCTGTTACGCTGCATATTTAATCTACCTCATCTTTCAGGTGTTCCCACCTGTCCTGATTAAAGGACCATATGTAAGAGGGCATCTTTTCAGCAGACTATCTGGACATGTGCCCTTCCCATTGCTTTCCAgatttcctcttccccttcctttttgttCATTTGGACATCTCCCAACTAgttgctgctttgagcttcagggagtTAGAAGCTTGCCCTATCTCTCAGAAGCCTAATTTACTCTTTAATCTACTCCATTATGTTTGTATCTAGCCTTTCCTATCTCCCTGCCTAAAAAAGATCTTGTACGGCTATCCCTTGTGGAAGGTAGACATCATTAGATGCAGCTGGGACTTAGCATACAGTTAAGGAGCATTTTACTGTTCATTAAATTGTATTGTGTGTAACTTTTGTTTGTTAACAATGACGAGGAATCCTTCTGTGCCTGTGTGCAGGCAGTTCGCTGAGGAAAGCATGTGGGAGTTGGTGAAAAGGAGCTGAAGCATCACACTGAAGCTGCAGACTTCAGTGGAAAAGTCCGATGTAAGGAAAAGTGATGCAAGTCCCAGGGGGCAGATGACAAAAATGGTGGGGttgggaaagtgaggaggaagttTGTTGATAGTGTCTGGCCTCAAGGAGACTGCTTTTCCTGCCCACCCAGACCTCCTTAGGAGACCCTCTGGATAAATATCAGTTGGAGCATGCTGCTATCACTTCTGTAAAGTGAAAATTATAAAAATAcccttaaaaagcaaaaatcttttcttattaAATGGTCATTGAAATCTTCATCATTCACTACTCTCCTGAAGCCTCTCCAATTAGCTATACAAGTCTTGAAGACTTGAAGAAAATTATGGGATTGTAATGAGCCCCGTGGTGTATTTGGTCCTAAATCCATGAATCTCAGATACTGAGAGGAGATTGAACAAACTGCTTGAGAAGGCAAAGTCAGAAGGAAATGCTGAAGTTTCTTGGAGTATTAATTGTCCCCACTGAGGGCCATTACTGACAAAGTCTCCCCATGGACTCATCAGTACAGAAAATTGGAGGCAGCGGTGAGACGTGGGCAGAGGCACTGTGCAGGTGGCTCTGATGCTGAGTAAAGCCTTCATATATTTATCAAGCCAAATGCCAAGCCCTGACCACCCCCAGCTTGGGGAAGGGAGATCCTGTCCTCACGCATGGCTCGGGCTTCCTGGGGCAGTAGGATATGGGCTTTGTGATGCCAAATGAAGGACAAAGGTATGACACCTCCCAGACTCCCTGAGGGATTCAAGGAGGAAATGAGGCTCCAGTGCCATGAGAACAATGTGTTTCATCATAGGCCTTGGTGGCAGAGACATCAGCCatagccaaggggacaaagacctCGGTTCTGCTGGAGCCCTCCAGCCTTGCCAGCACCCTCGGCCATCTCCACTGCAGGCTGTCCTATGCTGTCCTACACTGTCCCACACCTGTGCCTGTTTCCCTGCAGGCTGTAGACAACCCACCCACTTCCTCACCTTGCTCTCACCCCAGCACCCATCCTTACCTTCACTGATTTCTCTCCATCCTCACTGGCTGTTCCTTGAAATACAAAGCAATGGGCTGATCCCAGATTCCCTCTCAGTCACCTGTAGCAGCACAGCACTACCTTTTGAAtgacatttcttcctcctcctgttcagtCTGGATTTCCAAAGCTGCAGTTCCTGGTGGTTTTCCTTCCTCATACTCTTTCTCACTGCCAGAAAAACATGCAGTCATCTCTGTGAGCAACTTTCAAGCTTCCTCAAGCTACTACTACACTACCCTGAGCCTCTGTTTCAACAGGCCTAAGAAGCCTTTCCTCagcctctctcagcctttccataCATGGCCCCCAAACCCATCTTGGCAGatctcctctggaccctctccaattCCTCCACACTCCTCCTGAACGGGAGCCCCACACCAGGACACACTATTCCAGATGTGGCCACACGAGTGCCAAGTCAAGGGGAATACCTCCCCTTGTCTGGGTGGCCATGCTCCTCCCAGTGCAGCCCGATAGGCACATGGCCATATTCACATTTAGCACCACTGACTTGTATGGCATCCCTCGTAATGCCCATGGTCCTTGAGGTTGCTCCTCATCCAGTCAGGTCTGAGTCTGCCTTGATGTATGGGGTTGTTCTGCCCCCTGGCGCAGAACATCAGAAGATCCCTTCTCCTTGGGAAACGTCTAGAGGTTTCTATTGACCAAATCCATTTCTCAAGGTCTGGTTGGACTGAAGCTCCATTGTGTCAGCTATTAACGTCTAGATGAAGATGGAGATAGATACTAGTTAAATGAAATTGCTGCCCAAGGTAGTAGGTATTACCATGGTGACCATGCCAGAAACACCAAATGAAGGTACAATGCAAGCAAAACCAGGTTCAATGAGGAAAGGGTAAGCAGAGGTGTGCTGATTGTACAGCAGGGCATGAGGATGATCAAAGGGAAGAACTTGGGAAGGgcaaaacatggaaaaagaaaatacaaggtgAAGCCAAGGATATGATCAAGACTGTTCTGGGGTACCTGCCAAGCAGCCCTTCACCCAAGAAAGACTGACTGGAGTGGGACAAGAAAGCTGCACTTGATCTGAGCATATTTACGCTTATATATTGACTTATTTCCATGGTCAGTGGCGAGTGGGGAGTCTGAGTGCTTTGAATACCAGCATCAAGGGAAGATCCATAGTGGAtgaaaacacagatttgcttggGCTGGAAGtgatctcaggaggtctctagtccaacctcctgctcacagcagggtcagctatCAGGTCACAGCAGTTTTGACAGGAATTTATTCATTTTGGgcctgaaaacctccaaagacagaGATGGCACCAATTCTGGGAAACCTTCTCACTGCACATTGGCCCTCGTCCCCCAGTCATGTACAGCAGTGAGGAGCATAATCCCTCCTGGTTACCTCCTGGTAGGTGTGGGAAGGATGTTATatggtctccccaaagccttcttttctcctgaCTGAAAAAACATAGCATGTTCAGCCTCCCATAGTGAGAAAATCAACTTTACAAATGCATGTCTGAGACGTTTAAGGGTACCCTAAAGTCCGGACTTTGCCTTGGATTAGCTGAACACCAGCATTTTTCTATTTAAGGCAATTTCTAGAACAGGTCACCCCCCATCTGATCTCTTCCCATCCATCCTCTGATTTGGCTGGACATTCCTGGCCCCCTCCTGATACTCCTCATATGGCCCCAAGCTGGATGGGGGTCACTGCTGCTAATCCCCCTTCCCAGGAGATCTGTGGATATGGCAGGTGGTTTAAGGGACTATGGTGTACTTCCAAGGACACGAGATGTGTTCAGCCGTTGCCTGAAGGTGACATAAATCACTTTCCAGCCTCCCTTCCTTGTGCCTGTGGGGTCCCCACTGCCTGCTCTGGGATTGCAGTGTCCTTATTTCCCTGCAGATACCTGGGTTTAGCACTTTCCCTTTGGGTGACTCCACCACTTT
This window contains:
- the LOC143173457 gene encoding olfactory receptor 14C36-like → MSNGSSITQFLLLAFADTRELQLLHFWLFLGIYLAALLGNGFIITAIACDDRLHTPMYFFLLNLSLLDLGSISTVVPKSMVNSLWETRTISYSGCAVQVFCFLFLIVGEYCLLTVMAYDRYVAICKPLHYGTLLGSRACAKMAAAAWGSGFLNAVLHTADAFSIPLCQGNAVDQFFCEIPQILKLSCSDSYLREVGLLVVSLSVALGCFVFIVLSYLQIFRAVLRVPSEQGRHKAFSTCLPHLAVVSVFISSGLFAYLKPPSISSPSMDLLMAVLYSVVPPAVNPLIYSMRNQELKDALKKLFQSVVFQQQ